The Coffea arabica cultivar ET-39 chromosome 4e, Coffea Arabica ET-39 HiFi, whole genome shotgun sequence genome includes a window with the following:
- the LOC113742213 gene encoding ABC transporter C family member 3 has protein sequence MEALQTLMPSVKGMSAFSSSSSSIMPLHLSFDFLDPVFLHGLSGLLHLVLLFLLFFSWVYKKIKGAKPDQITKEHGGSTGSNRGAKVSSCHKATLLGCMFLAVFNLGLCLLNHFLWYRNGWSEEKIITLFDLSLKALAWLLVSIFLHAQLLLESSENKCPSVLRVWWVLFFFVSCYCLVIDFVAFYKKHQSLTTLFWVSDIGSTLVGLFFCVVGFLGKNEGEGSLLQEPLLNGSASANYVSEAKKATGEENLTPYASASLFSVLCFSWMGPLISLGNKKTLDLEDVPQLMGPDSVREAFPILEHKLESECQGSNKVTTLMLVKGLMSTVWKEVLLSAVFVLLYTLANYVGPALIDTLVQYLNGQTEFDNEGYILVFAFFGAKVVECLAQRHWFFRVQQAGFRARASLVEKIYTKGLTLSCQSKQGHTSGEIINFMAVDAERIGDFGWYMHDPWMVLIQVVLALAILYKNLGLASLATLVATVLVMLANIPLGKLQENFQDQLMKSKDRRMKAMSEVLRNMRILKLQAWEMKFLAKIQELRNSEAGWLKKFMYTSAMTSFVFWGAPTFVSAVTFGACVLMGIPLETGKILAALATFRILQEPIYNLPDTISMIVQTKVSLDRIASFLSLADLPHDVIKKLPRGSSDIAIEIVDGNFSWEAKSSSLSLRDINVNVSHGMRVAICGAVGAGKSSLLSCILGEIPKLSGIVKLCGTKAYVAQSPWIQSGKIEENILFGKEMEREKYDRVLEACALKKDLEILSFGDQTVVGERGINLSGGQKQRIQIARALYQDADIYLFDDPFSAVDAHTGTHLFNECILGLLSRKTVVYVTHQVEFLPAADLILVMKDGKVTQAGNYNDILKSGSDFMELVGAHREALSVLDSVEVTSANISEDGSGVGSTKKAVKKEETGDGENGKIDDGAGPKGQLVQEEEREKGKVGFPVYWKYITTAYGGALVPFILLAQILFQVLQIGSNYWMSWATPVSEDVAPPVTTSTLITVYVALAIGSSFCILFRSLFLATAGYQTATLLFNKMHFSIFRAPMSFFDATPSGRILNRASTDQSAVDLNIPYQVGSFAFSTIQLLGIIAVMTQVSWQIIIIVIPAISICIWLQRYYISSARELARLVGVCKAPVIQHFAETISGSSTIRSFDQETRFQDTSMKLIDGYSRPKFHTAAAMEWLCFRLDILSLITFTFLLVFLVSIPEGTIDPGVAGLAVTYGLNLNMIQAWVVWVICLMENKIISVERILQYMSIPSEPPLVVESDRPDNHWPSQGEVDICDLKVRYAPHMPLVLRGLTCTFFGGKKTGIVGRTGSGKSTLIQTLFRIVDPAGGQIKIDGINISSIGLHDLRSRLSIIPQDPTMFEGTVRTNLDPLEEYTDEQIWEVLDKCQLGEEVRKKEAKLESAVSENGENWSVGQRQLVCLGRVLLKKSKVLVLDEATASVDTATDNLIQQTLRQHFTDSTVITIAHRITSVLGSDMVLLLDHGLIEEYDSPTRLLEDKTSSFSKLVAEYSTRSTSSFGET, from the exons ATGGAAGCTCTTCAAACCTTAATGCCGTCCGTAAAGGGTATGTCTGCgttttcttcctcctcctcatcaATAATGCCTTTGCACCTTAGCTTTGATTTCCTTGACCCTGTTTTCTTGCATGGTTTATCTGGTTTGTTGCACCTTGTATTGTTGTTCCTTCTGTTTTTCTCATGGGTTTACAAGAAAATCAAGGGGGCCAAACCCGATCAGATTACAAAGGAGCACGGTGGTAGTACTGGTAGTAATAGGGGAGCTAAGGTTTCTTCATGTCATAAAGCAACCCTTTTGGGCTGTATGTTTCTGGCGGTCTTTAATCTTGGTCTCTGTTTATTGAACCATTTCCTTTGGTACAGAAATGGTTGGTCGGAGGAAAAGATTATAACCCTTTTTGATTTGAGCCTGAAGGCTCTAGCTTGGTTACTTGTTTCAATCTTCTTGCACGCCCAATTATTGTTGGAATCGAGTGAAAATAAGTGCCCGTCTGTTTTGAGAGTGTGGTGGGTGCTTTTCTTCTTTGTATCCTGCTATTGCCTTGTCATAGACTTCGTTGCTTTCTACAAAAAGCATCAATCTTTGACAACTCTGTTTTGGGTGTCGGACATTGGTTCCACGTTAGTGGGCTTATTTTTCTGTGTCGTGGGGTTTTTGggtaaaaatgaaggggaagGTAGCCTTCTTCAGGAACCCCTTTTGAATGGTAGTGCTAGTGCTAATTATGTCAGTGAGGCTAAGAAAGCTACTGGGGAGGAGAATCTCACTCCTTATGCTAGTGCTAGTCTTTTTAGTGTTCTTTGTTTCTCTTGGATGGGCCCTTTGATTTCTCTTGGCAATAAGAAAACTCTGGACCTTGAGGATGTTCCTCAGCTCATGGGACCTGATAGTGTAAGAGAGGCCTTTCCAATTTTAGAGCATAAGCTAGAATCCGAGTGTCAGGGGAGTAATAAAGTTACCACACTCATGCTGGTGAAGGGCTTGATGTCCACTGTGTGGAAGGAAGTTCTGTTGTCAGCTGTTTTTGTGCTTCTGTACACATTGGCTAATTATGTTGGTCCAGCCCTCATCGACACTCTTGTTCAGTACCTTAACGGGCAGACAGAGTTCGACAATGAAGGGTATATCTTggtttttgcattttttggtGCAAAGGTTGTTGAGTGCTTGGCACAGAGGCACTGGTTCTTTAGGGTACAGCAGGCTGGATTTAGAGCCAGGGCTTCCCTGGTTGAGAAAATCTATACCAAGGGCTTGACCCTCTCGTGCCAATCCAAGCAGGGGCACACAAGCGGcgaaatcatcaatttcatggCTGTCGATGCAGAGAGAATTGGTGATTTTGGCTGGTATATGCATGATCCTTGGATGGTTCTCATACAGGTTGTTCTAGCATTGGCAATTTTGTATAAGAATCTTGGACTTGCTTCCCTTGCTACATTGGTTGCCACAGTATTAGTGATGCTGGCTAATATACCATTGGGAAAGTTGCAAGAGAACTTTCAGGATCAACTGATGAAATCAAAAGACAGAAGGATGAAGGCCATGTCTGAAGTCTTGAGGAACATGAGAATCCTCAAGCTACAGGCTTGGGAAATGaagtttttggccaaaatccagGAGCTCAGGAATAGTGAAGCCGGATGGCTGAAAAAATTCATGTACACTTCAGCTATGACCAGCTTTGTCTTCTGGGGTGCTCCAACTTTTGTGTCTGCAGTTACATTCGGTGCTTGCGTGTTAATGGGTATCCCATTGGAGACGGGCAAGATATTAGCTGCCCTGGCAACATTCAGGATCCTTCAAGAGCCCATTTACAATCTTCCTGATACAATTTCCATGATTGTTCAGACTAAAGTTTCTCTGGACCGTATTGCTTCATTCCTTTCCCTTGCTGACCTGCCACACGATGTAATTAAGAAGCTCCCAAGGGGCAGCTCTGACATAGCTATTGAGATTGTTGATGGGAATTTCTCCTGGGAAGCGAAATCTTCTAGCCTGTCTCTCAGAGATATAAATGTCAATGTTTCTCACGGCATGAGGGTAGCAATTTGTGGTGCTGTTGGTGCTGGCAAGTCTAGTTTACTTTCATGTATATTGGGAGAAATACCCAAATTATCAGGGATTGTTAAGCTGTGTGGCACAAAGGCCTATGTTGCTCAATCACCGTGGATACAGAGTGGAAAAATCGAAGAGAATATATTGTTTGGTAAGGAAATGGAAAGAGAGAAGTATGATCGTGTTCTCGAAGCATGTGCATTGAAGAAGGACCTCGAAATTCTTTCATTTGGTGATCAAACTGTTGTAGGTGAGAGAGGTATCAATTTGAGTGGTGGACAGAAGCAAAGAATACAGATTGCACGTGCACTCTACCAGGATGCTGACATCTATCTGTTTGATGATCCATTTAGTGCTGTGGATGCTCATACGGGAACTCATCTCTTCAAT GAATGCATACTGGGACTTCTGTCTCGTAAAACAGTTGTTTATGTCACTCATCAAGTAGAGTTTTTGCCAGCAGCAGATCTTATTTTG GTTATGAAAGACGGAAAAGTTACACAGGCTGGAAACTACAATGACATTCTGAAATCAGGAAGTGACTTTATGGAACTTGTGGGTGCACACAGGGAGGCTCTGTCTGTGCTCGATTCTGTTGAAGTGACGTCAGCGAATATCAGTGAGGATGGTAGCGGGGTGGGAAGCACTAAGAAAGCAGTAAAGAAAGAGGAAACTGGAGATGGTGAAAATGGTAAAATTGATGATGGTGCTGGGCCTAAAGGACAGCTGgttcaagaagaagaaagagagaaaggcAAGGTTGGGTTTCCAGTTTACTGGAAATACATCACAACAGCGTATGGAGGAGCTCTTGTGCCCTTCATCTTGTTGGCACAGATTTTGTTTCAAGTACTTCAAATTGGAAGCAACTACTGGATGTCTTGGGCTACACCTGTTTCAGAGGATGTTGCTCCTCCAGTAACAACCTCCACTCTCATCACTGTCTATGTTGCTTTGGCAATTGGAAGTTCCTTTTGCATCCTTTTCAGATCCTTGTTTCTTGCGACAGCCGGGTATCAGACCGCCACACTACTTTTCAATAAGATGCATTTCAGCATTTTTCGTGCTCCGATGTCCTTTTTTGATGCCACCCCAAGTGGACGAATTCTCAACCGA GCTTCTACAGACCAATCTGCCGTGGATTTGAATATTCCATACCAAGTTGGGTCGTTTGCATTCTCCACAATACAGCTTTTGGGAATTATTGCAGTAATGACACAAGTTTCATGGCAGATCATCATCATTGTCATTCCTGCAATATCAATCTGCATTTGGTTACAG CGATATTATATATCTTCAGCAAGAGAACTGGCAAGACTTGTTGGGGTCTGTAAAGCTCCAGTTATTCAGCATTTTGCCGAGACCATCTCAGGATCCAGTACAATTAGAAGTTTTGATCAGGAAACTAGATTCCAGGACACAAGTATGAAGCTGATTGATGGTTATTCTCGTCCAAAGTTTCATACTGCTGCTGCAATGGAGTGGCTTTGCTTTCGCTTAGACATTCTGTCTCTGATCACTTTTACCTTTTTATTAGTTTTCTTGGTCTCTATTCCTGAAGGAACAATTGATCCAG GTGTTGCGGGATTGGCAGTCACATATGGGCTTAACCTGAACATGATACAAGCTTGGGTTGTGTGGGTCATTTGTCTGATGGAGAATAAAATCATATCAGTTGAAAGAATTCTCCAGTATATGAGTATTCCTAGTGAGCCTCCACTTGTGGTTGAATCAGATAGACCCGACAATCACTGGCCATCACAAGGGGAAGTTGATATTTGTGATCTTAAG GTCCGATATGCTCCGCATATGCCGCTAGTATTAAGAGGCTTAACGTGCACTTTCTTTGGAGGAAAAAAGACTGGAATTGTAGGGAGGACGGGAAGCGGTAAATCAACACTTATACAGACCCTCTTCCGAATTGTTGATCCAGCTGGTGGACAAATAAAGATAGATGGTATTAATATCTCTTCTATCGGACTACATGATTTGCGATCTCGATTGAGTATAATTCCACAGGATCCAACCATGTTTGAGGGAACAGTGCGGACAAATTTGGATCCACTTGAAGAGTATACTGATGAACAGATTTGGGAG GTTCTGGATAAATGCCAGCTTGGAGAAGAAGTTAGGAAAAAGGAAGCGAAGCTTGAGTCTGCAG TTTCTGAGAATGGAGAGAACTGGAGTGttggtcaaaggcagctggtaTGTCTTGGTCGTGTGCTGCTCAAGAAAAGCAAGGTTCTGGTGCTTGATGAGGCCACAGCATCAGTTGATACGGCAACTGATAATCTGATCCAGCAAACTCTTAGGCAACATTTTACTGATTCAACAGTAATTACAATTGCACACAGAATAACATCCGTGTTGGGCAGTGACATGGTCCTGCTGCTGGATCATG GTCTTATCGAAGAATATGATTCTCCGACAAGGTTACTGGAAGACAAGACATCTTCATTTTCCAAGCTTGTAGCTGAATACAGCACGAGATCAACTTCTAGCTTTGGAGAGACCTAG
- the LOC113742214 gene encoding cytochrome c1-2, heme protein, mitochondrial-like, with protein MFGAGGRAAFHRLRERLQSTKTTASPFLSSLVSKKGPEDVGSASMKSLRALALAGAGVSGLLSFASVASADEAEHGLGVASYPWPHKGILSSYDHASIRRGHQVYQEVCASCHSMSLISYRDLVGVAYTEEETKAMAAEIEVVDGPNDEGEMFTRPGKLSDRFPQPYANEQAARFANGGAYPPDLSLITKARHEGQNYVFALLTGYRDPPAGVSIREGLHYNPYFPGGAIAMPKMLNDGALEYEDGTPATEAQMGKDVVTFLSWAAEPEMEERKLMGFKWIFVLSLALLQAAYYRRLKWSVLKSRKLVLDVVN; from the exons ATGTTCGGAGCCGGAGGTAGAGCAGCCTTCCACAGGTTGAGGGAAAGGCTTCAGTCGACGAAAACCACT GCCTCTCCATTTTTGTCATCCCTTGTTTCCAAGAAAGGTCCAGAGGATGTGGGATCTGCTagcatgaaatctcttagagcATTGGCTCTAGCTGGGGCTGGTGTATCAGGGCTTCTAAGTTTTGCATCAGTAGCATCTGCTGATGAGGCTGAACATGGTTTGGGGGTTGCAAGTTATCCTTGGCCTCATAAAGGAATCCTCAGTTCATATGACCATGCCTC GATCCGTCGTGGTCACCAGGTTTACCAGGAAGTGTGTGCATCCTGTCATTCCATGTCTCTGATTTCATATCGTGACTTGGTGGGTGTGGCGTATACAGAGGAGGAAACAAAAGCTATGGCTGCTGAGATTGAGGTGGTTGATGGGCCTAACGATGAGGGTGAGATGTTCACTCGTCCTGGGAAACTAAGTGACCGTTTCCCACAGCCATATGCAAATGAACAAGCAGCGAGATTTGCCAATGGAGGCGCCTATCCTCCAGACTTGAGTCTCATCACCAAA gCTCGTCACGAAGGTCAAAACTATGTATTTGCCCTTTTAACTGGTTATCGTGATCCTCCTGCTGGTGTTTCA ATTCGAGAAGGATTGCACTATAATCCTTACTTCCCTGGTGGTGCTATTGCTATGCCCAAAATGCTTAATGATGGTGCCTTGGAGTATGAAGATGGTACTCCTGCAACAGAAGCTCAG ATGGGGAAAGATGTTGTGACATTTTTGTCGTGGGCTGCGGAGCCAGagatggaagaaagaaagctG ATGGGATTCAAGTGGATATTTGTACTGTCACTGGCACTCCTTCAAGCTGCTTACTACAGGCGTTTGAAATGGTCGGTTTTGAAGTCACGTAAGCTGGTCCTCGATGTTGTCAACTAA
- the LOC113742628 gene encoding calcium-dependent protein kinase 10-like, which produces MGNCNACIRPENELPQAASSPTTTSSSDRRHKHHKKPPSPKPRKTRERRPNPYAESPATIRVLKDFIPRTRISDKYILGRELGRGEFGITYLCTDRETRDALACKSISKKKLRTAVDIEDVRREVAIMSSLPEHPNIVKLRATYEDNEAVHLVMELCEGGELFDRIVARGHYSERAAAAVAKTIAEVVRMCHANGVMHRDLKPENFLFANKKENSPLKAIDFGLSVFFKPGERFSEIVGSPYYMAPEVLKRSYGPEVDIWSSGVILYILLCGVPPFWAETEQGVALAILRGVIDFKREPWPQISESAKSLVKQMLEPDPKKRLTAQQVLDHPWLQNAKKASNVPLGDIVRTRLKQFSVMNKFKKKALRVIAEHLSVEEVEVIRDMFTLMDTDNDGKVTYEELRAGLRKVGSQLAEPEIKLLMEVADVDGNGVLDYGEFVAVTIHLQRMENDEHFRRAFMFFDKDGSGYIDLDELKEALADESGETDVAVLNEIMREVDTDKDGQISYEEFVAMMKTGTDWRKASRQYSRERFKSLSLNLMKDGSLQLQDGFTGQTVVV; this is translated from the exons ATGGGCAACTGCAACGCCTGCATACGCCCCGAAAACGAGCTTCCCCAAGCAGCGTCCtcccccaccaccacctcctcgtCCGACCGCCGTCATAAACACCACAAGAAACCTCCTTCtccaaaacccagaaaaaccCGGGAGCGAAGGCCCAACCCCTACGCCGAATCCCCAGCTACCATCCGGGTCCTCAAGGACTTCATCCCCCGCACCCGAATCTCCGACAAGTACATCCTCGGCCGGGAGCTCGGCCGGGGCGAATTCGGGATAACTTACCTCTGCACCGACCGGGAGACCCGGGACGCGCTGGCCTGCAAGTCAATCTCCAAGAAGAAGCTGAGGACGGCGGTGGACATAGAGGACGTGAGGCGGGAGGTGGCCATCATGTCGAGCTTGCCGGAGCATCCCAACATAGTGAAGCTGAGGGCCACGTACGAGGACAACGAGGCGGTTCATCTGGTGATGGAGCTGTGCGAAGGCGGGGAGCTGTTTGATAGGATAGTGGCGAGAGGGCATTACAGCGAGAGGGCGGCGGCCGCGGTGGCCAAGACTATTGCGGAGGTGGTGAGGATGTGTCATGCCAATGGAGTGATGCATAGGGATTTGAAGCCGGAGAATTTCTTGTTTGCTAATAAGAAGGAGAATTCTCCTCTCAAGGCTATTGATTTCGGCTTGTCTGTGTTTTTTAAGCCCG GTGAAAGATTTTCTGAGATTGTTGGAAGTCCATATtacatggctccagaggttttgAAGCGCAGTTATGGACCTGAGGTGGACATTTGGAGCTCTGGTGTGATCCTTTACATTTTGCTATGTGGAGTTCCTCCATTTTGGGCAG AAACTGAACAGGGTGTTGCTCTGGCAATTTTACGGGGTGTGATCGATTTTAAAAGGGAACCATGGCCCCAAATATCTGAAAGTGCGAAGAGCCTTGTTAAGCAGATGTTGGAGCCAGATCCCAAAAAGCGTTTGACTGCCCAACAGGTGCTTG ACCACCCCTGGTTACAAAATGCTAAAAAAGCTTCAAATGTTCCATTGGGTGATATAGTCCGGACAAGGCTCAAGCAATTTTCTGTGATGAATAAGTTCAAGAAGAAAGCACTTCGG GTGATTGCAGAACACTTATCTGTTGAAGAGGTAGAGGTCATAAGGGATATGTTTACGTTGATGGACACTGACAATGATGGGAAAGTAACATATGAGGAGTTACGGGCAGGGCTTCGGAAAGTTGGTTCACAGTTGGCTGAACCAGAGATAAAATTGCTTATGGAAGTG GCTGATGTTGATGGAAATGGAGTTCTGGACTATGGAGAGTTTGTAGCAGTGACGATACACTTGCAGAGGATGGAGAATGATGAGCACTTTCGTAGAGCGTTCATGTTTTTTGACAAAGACGGAAGCGGGTATATTGATCTGGATGAGCTCAAAGAAGCTTTGGCGGATGAATCAGGCGAGACTGATGTGGCTGTACTGAATGAAATTATGCGAGAAGTTGATACAGACAAG GATGGACAAATTAGTTATGAAGAGTTTGTTGCAATGATGAAAACTGGAACCGACTGGAGAAAGGCATCTCGGCAGTACTCGAGAGAAAGGTTCAAGAGTTTGAGCCTTAATCTGATGAAGGATGGATCTTTGCAGCTTCAAGATGGGTTTACGGGTCAAACTGTCGTCGTTTGA